The Toxorhynchites rutilus septentrionalis strain SRP chromosome 3, ASM2978413v1, whole genome shotgun sequence genome includes a region encoding these proteins:
- the LOC129776117 gene encoding peptidyl-prolyl cis-trans isomerase sig-7 codes for MSVVIETTIGDVTVDLFLAQRPKAALNFLKLCKLKYYNYNLFHTIQHGFIAQTGDPSGSGDGGSSFWGVLEGKHKRYFEGETVPKMKHTEPGLLSMVCAGEGLIGSQFFFTLGPELISLDGGGHVVIGEVTEGHEVLRKLNETICDEKNRPYKDVRITHTVILEDPFDDPRGFREPSRSPSPSAERLAGGRIGADEDIDDTDGKTAEEIAEMFAEREAKARATILEIVGDIPDADVAPPENVLFVCKLNPVTTDDDLQIIFSRFGKIKGCEVIRDKVSGDSLQYAFIEFEDKKSCEDAYFKMDNVLIDDRRIHVDFSQSVSKVRWRGKGKGIEYFDGSDKKDFKNIGHKDYDDVGYKGRKRTTGSPKKTSKSFSSSRSRSRSPKKRHRSPVRQQGNGGGNRDKRRSPWRTNGGNDNRGDNVGNRDKKVRLSESNTGYREERNGRNIRVEHGKVDYKNRPYPNTFLKRNAPDGRSGTNRGSSHNARRSRSPVGNRQRRRSHDRLRPSRSRSGSASQRRNAESTDHNKSGESKHRTKSPVNHRSRDRSARSRSLDHRSSNRKQSLVDERDTKRNRSKRDVDVAPTRRYSSPPKRKSSSTSDKRKKAKKRDCTSDSSESVFSEDSSSSDDERSKKKKKKSSSKKKIKKNRKRASSDSSSDSSSESSDEEKHKKKSKSKKKKKY; via the coding sequence ATGTCGGTCGTAATTGAGACGACCATTGGTGACGTTACCGTGGATTTGTTTTTAGCTCAGCGCCCCAAAGCAGCGCTAAATTTCCTGAAATTGTGCAAACTCAAATACTATAACTACAACTTGTTTCATACCATTCAACATGGATTCATCGCTCAGACAGGAGATCCCAGTGGTTCTGGTGATGGAGGCTCTTCGTTTTGGGGAGTTCTGGAGGGGAAACACAAACGATACTTCGAAGGTGAAACAGTGCCAAAAATGAAGCACACTGAACCCGGTCTGTTGTCAATGGTCTGCGCtggcgagggtttgattggatCGCAGTTTTTCTTTACGTTGGGCCCCGAGCTGATTTCCCTGGATGGCGGAGGGCACGTCGTTATTGGCGAAGTAACCGAAGGACATGAGGTGCTGCGGAAGCTCAACGAAACTATTTGCGATGAGAAAAATCGACCATACAAGGATGTTAGAATCACTCACACCGTCATTCTTGAGGACCCCTTCGATGACCCGAGGGGTTTCAGAGAGCCAAGTAGATCACCTTCACCATCTGCGGAGCGGCTGGCCGGGGGCAGGATAGGAGCGGATGAGGACATTGACGACACCGATGGGAAAACAGCGGAGGAAATTGCAGAAATGTTCGCTGAACGAGAGGCGAAAGCCCGCGCCACGATTCTGGAGATTGTGGGTGACATACCGGATGCGGACGTTGCTCCAccggaaaatgttttgtttgtgtGCAAACTGAATCCGGTCACTACGGATGACGATTTGCAAATCATTTTTAGTCGTTTCGGAAAAATAAAGGGATGTGAAGTTATTCGGGACAAAGTTAGTGGCGATTCATTACAGTATGCTTTTATTGAGTTTGAGGATAAGAAATCCTGCGAGGATGCTTACTTTAAAATGGACAATGTGTTGATTGACGATCGGCGGATTCATGTAGATTTCTCCCAATCCGTTTCGAAGGTTCGTTGGAGGGGCAAAGGCAAAGGTATTGAATATTTTGATGGAAGTGACAAGAAGGATTTCAAAAATATTGGTCATAAAGATTACGATGATGTTGGTTATAAAGGTCGAAAACGTACCACTGGTAGTCCCAAGAAAACTTCAAAGTCTTTTTCATCTAGCAGATCTCGATCTCGTAGCCCTAAGAAACGGCATAGAAGTCCGGTCAGACAACAGGGTAATGGAGGAGGCAACCGTGACAAAAGGCGTTCTCCTTGGCGTACAAACGGTGGTAATGACAACCGTGGAGACAATGTAGGAAATCGCGATAAAAAGGTTCGGTTGTCGGAGAGCAATACTGGTTATCGCGAGGAACGCAATGGCCGAAATATTCGGGTCGAACATGGCAAGGTAGACTATAAAAATCGCCCATATCCAAACACATTTTTGAAGAGAAATGCGCCTGATGGTCGTTCTGGAACGAATCGAGGCAGCAGTCACAACGCTCGCCGTTCCCGTTCGCCAGTTGGAAACCGCCAACGTCGTCGGTCTCATGATCGTCTTCGCCCTTCCCGTTCGCGATCCGGCAGCGCAAGTCAACGCAGGAATGCGGAATCCACAGATCACAACAAATCAGGCGAAAGTAAGCACAGGACGAAGAGTCCAGTGAATCATCGTTCGCGAGATAGATCTGCACGAAGTCGATCTTTGGATCACAGATCATCGAATCGCAAGCAGTCACTTGTTGATGAACGAGATACTAAACGCAATCGGAGCAAACGAGACGTCGATGTGGCTCCAACTCGCCGGTATTCATCACCCCCGAAAAGAAAATCATCTTCAACCAGTGACAAACGCAAGAAGGCTAAGAAAAGGGATTGTACTTCTGATTCCTCCGAATCTGTTTTTTCTGAGGACTCTTCTTCTTCCGATGATGAACGTtctaagaaaaagaagaagaaatcaagcagtaagaaaaaaatcaagaaaaatagaAAGCGCGCTTCTAGTGATAGTAGCAGCGATTCCAGTTCCGAGTCTAGCGACGAAGAAAAACACAAGAAAAAGAGTAAAagcaagaaaaagaagaagtacTGA
- the LOC129773461 gene encoding uncharacterized protein LOC129773461: MATYAYKANPNGHCRLCTDKDKKEDMVACDECDRWFHISCVGLTYLPKKDERWVCPKCMSTEREMMELKVKVRQSVSGDSLQEILQENRAAMEALVKSMRTTRFEAEPGTSSAHNNDSIEGQNQEAEPEWTVYLKRQALMSLPKYGGAAREWPKFKKAFDETTKQGQFNRLENLNRLQTVLYGNAERSVRQLMMDPNNMDQIIDRLEDNFGRPELVYKELLAELTNIKRESRNLITEISEALDNLVCNVSLMDREEFLIDHRLVEEIIRKMPYGLQVKWTEEMYDGAKTLADLNEWLKPHSRTNRLLNGTSRPQPRETSRPQPREINRSQPRDTRPERRFNVNTHQENRSTIIKRNCEACRGNHKLLECTSFKAMKPEKRNELAFKAKVCLSCLAFTNHMMRDCKRAKQCGINGCKFKHHPLIHKSHERESSDSNQSEGQHSPDTQADGEIHNHQQLTKSNVFYQIVPVTLKNNDKIINTFAFLDAGSSLSLIDEEIANKLGLNGRIDPLMLKWTQNVTRNEQNSRRVQVRINGNNEKEYVMKGVRTIKNLQLPEQSFNKEVMEKRYPYLKNLPLSSYSSIRPTILIGLSHSHLLIPFERRMRKPNEPTALRTKLGWFMFGNISSNVQGGHIMVIQQEDEMNKALQKYFSTEDFGVKVVKNLPKSAEEEKAEQILRSTMKYKDGRYEVGLLWKDEETKFPNSYNNAAKRLTTSERTLKKDPELKKWAIETFADYEKKGYIRKLSEEEIMKPISRVYYLPHFIVHNKNKLPPKPRLVFDAAAKTQGVSFNTELLSGPDATTSLFGVLVRFREGAIAVCGDIKEMFHQVRIRAEDQHAQRFLWRDCDSSKKPDVYVMQVMTFGSTCSPSCAQAVKNHNAEKFRKYCPVATEAIIKQHYVDDYLDSFEELDKAAEIVLHVMKIHDHAGFHIRNFVSNSRELLQSLPSERVQISGIKMFEEKDSMTEKVLGVYWNTTSDTLGYQIKLDKLGSDVTQMLRLPTKREVLAFVMSVYDPLGLISNITVHGRILMQRLHIENIDWDDEIPEKLQSDWQHWLEIIESADSVTIPRYILEERTGEVELHTFVDASEKAFCACVYVRSISGNTPHVRLLSAKSRVAPVKPLSIPRLELQAAVLGSRLTKTIIDETRLKIVSKTFWSDSQTVLSWIKSPKRRSVFVMHRVGEILEDNRKNEWRWVPTDENPADEGTKEKLGKSQWFEGPDFLKLSESSWPSIEEKETDEELRETVLVHEELSKLSFIDKYKEYSDWWKLVKNLCVLNRTKERLRRGYIPDIEYKDYQRAENVLYRKMQWEAFPTEMETLFNGGTISSGPLVSYAPFLDEAGVMRSGGRLKKAMSVPWTTRTPILLPQKHPYTYLIVKATHERYFHHGENTVIAALRQKYWILHIRTVLANVKKNCNRCKIRRATPVEPMMADLPHFRTEAHIPPFTNCGVDYFGPFEVAVKRSLEKRWGVIFTCLSTRAVHIEMAENLSTDAFMVVLRNFQNRRGKVTSIYSDNGTNFVGAERELKSLVNEINEKMGKNEAAKMEIQWRFNPPSAPHFGGAWERLIRNVKVALAEILKVWGRSKPSAATLQAAFIQAEFLVNSRPLTHIPVSCIDDEVLTPFHALIGRAGEYAPPYAPTTSQYDTAQWRRIQHYSKLFWNRWKKEYLPTLLKRNKNTQKVEPIKVNDIVLITDDDAPPGKWLKGRVIETFVASDGQVRQAKIQTAKGVLKRPAVKIAVLDIIKGNDPAIN; this comes from the coding sequence ATGGCTacatacgcatataaagccaacCCTAATGGGCACTGCCGTCTGTGTACGGACAAAGACAAGAAAGAGGACATGGTCGCATGCGATGAATGCGATCGGTGGTTCCACATTTCATGTGTGGGACTCACATACCTACCCAAGAAAGATGAAAGGTGGGTATGCcctaagtgcatgagcacagaaaGGGAAATGATGGAACTGAAAGTCAAAGTCAGACAATCAGTTTCCGGAGAcagcttgcaagaaattttgcaAGAGAACAGAGCAGCAATGGAGGCTCTGGTAAAGTCCATGAGGACAACGAGATTCGAAGCTGAACCAGGTACAAGTTCAGCACACAATAATGACAGCATCGAAGGTCAAAATCAGGAGGCAGAGCCAGAATGGACTGTCTACCTAAAGCGACAAGCACTCATGAGCTTGCCAAAATATGGAGGTGCGGCCAGAGAATGGCCGAAATTTAAAAAGGCCTTTGATGAGACCACAAAACAAGGTCAATTTAACAggcttgaaaatttgaatcgcCTGCAAACAGTGCTGTACGGGAACGCAGAGAGGAGCGTCCGACAGTTAATGATGGATCCAAATAATATGGACCAAATAATTGATAGACTAGAAGATAATTTCGGAAGACCCGAACTAGTCTATAAAGAACTACTAGCCGAACTCACCAATATCAAAAGGGAGAGTCGGAATTTGATTACCGAGATATCCGAAGCACTGGATAATCTCGTCTGTAATGTTTCTCTTATGGATAGAGAAGAATTCCTGATTGACCACCGATTGGTGGAAGAGATCATAAGGAAAATGCCCTACGGTCTACAGGTGAAGTGGACTGAAGAAATGTACGACGGGGCAAAGACTTTAGCTGATCTCAATGAGTGGCTGAAGCCTCATTCGAGAACCAATAGACTGCTGAATGGCACCAGCAGGCCGCAGCCGCGAGAAACAAGCAGACCGCAGCCGCGAGAAATTAACAGATCGCAGCCGCGAGACACGAGGCCTGAGCGTCGATTTAACGTAAATACGCATCAGGAAAATAGATCGACAATAATAAAACGCAATTGTGAAGCATGTCGGGGAAACCACAAACTCCTCGAATGCACCAGCTTTAAGGCTATGAAGCCTGAAAAGCGAAATGAATTAGCCTTTAAGGCAAAGGTATGCTTGAGCTGTCTCGCATTTACAAACCATATGATGCGAGACTGCAAAAGAGCAAAACAATGTGGAATTAATGGATGTAAGTTCAAACATCATCCATTAATTCATAAATCTCATGAGAGAGAATCAAGTGATTCAAATCAGTCGGAAGGACAGCATAGTCCAGATACACAAGCAGATGGTGAGATACACAATCACCAACAACTAACAAAATCCAACGTATTCTACCAAATAGTTCCTGTGACGttgaaaaataatgacaaaatcaTCAACACGTTCGCTTTCTTGGATGCGGGGTCATCACTCTCTCTAATAGACGAGGAGATTGCGAACAAGTTAGGGCTCAACGGAAGAATTGATCCGTTAATGCTAAAGTGGACGCAGAACGTCACGAGAAACGAACAAAACAGCCGTAGAGTTCAGGTACGAATCAACGGCAACAATGAAAAAGAATACGTCATGAAAGGAGTGAGAACGATAAAGAATCTCCAACTCCCAGAGCAAAGCTTCAACAAGGAGGTGATGGAGAAAAGGTATCCATACCTCAAGAATCTGCCGTTGAGCAGTTACAGCAGTATACGCCCGACGATATTAATTGGACTGAGTCACAGTCACTTGTTAATTCCATTCGAAAGGCGAATGAGAAAACCGAACGAGCCCACAGCGCTACGAACCAAACTTGGATGGTTCATGTTCGGCAACATATCGTCCAATGTGCAAGGCGGACACATCATGGTCATTCAGCAAGaagatgaaatgaacaaggctTTGCAGAAATATTTCTCCACCGAAGACTTCGGCGTTAAGGTAGTCaagaatctaccaaaatcagcTGAAGAAGAAAAGGCTGAACAAATTCTAAGAAGTACTATGAAATACAAGGATGGTAGATACGAAGTTGGACTTCTATGGAAAGATGAGGAAACGAAATTTCCAAATAGCTACAACAATGCAGCAAAGAGGCTGACAACGAGTGAGAGAACGTTAAAAAAAGACCCAGAGTTGAAAAAATGGGCAATAGAAACATTTGCGGATTACGAGAAGAAAGGCTACATCCGCAAACTGTCAGAGGAAGAAATTATGAAGCCGATATCAAGAGTGTATTATCTTCCACACTTTATTGTGCACAACAAAAATAAGTTGCCACCTAAACCAAGGTTGGTTTTCGATGCGGCGGCAAAGACACAAGGTGTATCGTTCAACACGGAACTGTTATCAGGGCCGGATGCTACTACGTCATTGTTCGGTGTTTTAGTAAGATTCCGAGAAGGAGCAATTGCTGTATGTGGAGACATCAAAGAGATGTTCCACCAAGTACGAATCCGAGCTGAAGATCAACACGCTCAGAGATTCTTATGGAGAGATTGTGATAGCAGTAAGAAACCTGATGTATACGTAATGCAGGTGATGACATTCGGATCAACCTGTTCACCGTCATGTGCACAAGCGGTTAAAAACCACAACgcagaaaaattcagaaaatattgTCCAGTGGCGACTGAAGCAATCATCAAGCAACACTACGTCGACGATTATTTGGATAGTTTCGAAGAGCTTGATAAGGCAGCAGAGATAGTACTACATGTTATGAAAATTCACGATCACGCGGGTTTCCACATCAGAAACTTTGTGTCAAACAGCAGAGAACTTCTGCAAAGTTTACCCTCGGAACGTGTACAAATTTCCGGAATCAAAATGttcgaagaaaaggattcaATGACAGAAAAGGTACTTGGTGTATATTGGAACACCACGTCTGACACACTCGGCTATCAAATCAAATTAGACAAGCTAGGAAGTGATGTTACACAAATGCTACGTTTACCAACAAAGAGAGAGGTACTAGCTTTCGTGATGAGTGTCTACGATCCACTTGGACTCATCTCAAATATAACTGTGCATGGAAGAATCCTCATGCAAAGGCTGCACATAGAAAATATAGATTGGGATGACGAAATTCCCGAGAAGTTGCAGTCAgactggcaacactggttagAAATTATTGAATCTGCTGATAGCGTAACGATACCAAGATACATCCTCGAAGAAAGAACAGGTGAAGTAGAACTACACACCTTTGTAGATGCTTCTGAGAAAGCATTTTGTGCATGTGTGTACGTAAGAAGTATATCTGGAAACACACCACACGTAAGACTTCTATCAGCAAAGTCTAGAGTAGCACCAGTCAAACCATTGAGCATACCACGCCTAGAGCTACAAGCGGCCGTGTTAGGAAGCCGATTAACCAAAACGATAATAGATGAAACGAGGTTGAAAATCGTCAGCAAAACATTTTGGAGTGATTCACAGACCGTATTGTCATGGATCAAGAGTCCAAAACGAAGAAGCGTATTTGTGATGCATCGAGTAGGTGAAATCCTGGAAGATAACAGGAAAAATGAATGGCGATGGGTGCCAACAGATGAAAATCCAGCCGATGAAGGCACAAAGGAAAAGCTAGGAAAATCACAATGGTTTGAGGGACCTGATTTCCTAAAGCTCTCAGAATCGTCATGGCCTTCCattgaagagaaggaaacagacGAAGAGTTGAGAGAAACAGTGCTAGTTCACGAAGAACTAAGCAAACTTAGTTTCATCGATAAGTACAAGGAATACTCAGATTGGTGGAAATTGGTGAAGAACCTTTGTGTATTAAACAGGACAAAGGAAAGATTACGTCGTGGATATATTCCAGACATTGAGTACAAGGACTACCAAAGAGCTGAGAACGTGCTCTATAGAAAGATGCAATGGGAAGCATTTCCAACAGAGATGGAAACTTTATTCAATGGCGGAACAATATCGTCAGGACCATTGGTCAGTTACGCACCCTTCCTAGACGAGGCAGGGGTAATGAGAAGTGGAGGACgtttgaagaaagccatgtcagTACCATGGACTACAAGAACGCCAATATTGCTCCCACAAAAGCATCCATATACATATTTGATCGTGAAAGCAACACACGAAAGATATTTCCACCACGGCGAAAACACCGTCATAGCAGCATTACGGCAGAAGTATTGGATACTGCATATAAGAACAGTATTAGCAAACGTCAAGAAGAATTGCAATAGGTGCAAAATACGACGTGCAACTCCGGTAGAGCCGATGATGGCAGATTTACCACATTTCCGCACAGAAGCGCATATACCTCCATTTACAAACTGCGGAGTAGATTACTTCGGACCTTTCGAAGTAGCGGTAAAGAGATCGCTCGAGAAGAGATGGGGCGTCATATTCACCTGTCTCTCAACAAGAGCAGTACATATTGAGATGGCAGAAAATCTCAGTACTGATGCGTTCATGGTCGTGTTAAGGAACTTCCAGAACCGAAGAGGAAAGGTCACCAGTATCTACAGCGACAACGGAACGAACTTCGTTGGAGCAGAGCGAGAGTTAAAGTCGCTAGTCAATGAAATCAACGAGAAGATGGGCAAAAATGAAGcagcaaaaatggaaatccagtgGAGATTCAACCCACCTTCAGCACCACATTTTGGAGGCGCTTGGGAGAGATTAATAAGAAACGTCAAAGTAGCACTAGCAGAGATCCTGAAAGTTTGGGGTAGGAGCAAGCCATCAGCAGCAACGTTGCAAGCTGCATTCATCCAAGCGGAATTTTTAGTCAACTCTCGACCGTTGACACACATACCAGTCTCCTGCATCGACGATGAAGTGTTGACGCCATTCCACGCGTTAATAGGAAGAGCAGGAGAGTATGCCCCACCGTATGCACCAACGACCAGTCAGTATGACACAGCGCAATGGAGACGCATTCAACATTATTCCAAGTTGTTTTGGAACCGATGGAAGAAGGAGTACTTACCAACTCTGTTAAAGCGTAATAAAAATACGCAGAAAGTAGAACCGATCAAAGTCAACGACATCGTCTTAATCACGGACGACGACGCACCACCAGGAAAATGGCTTAAAGGACGAGTCATCGAAACGTTTGTGGCGAGCGACGGGCAAGTTCGCCAAGCAAAGATCCAAACCGCGAAAGGTGTCCTGAAACGACCGGCAGTTAAAATTGCAGTACTGGACATTATCAAGGGAAATGATCCAGCCATCAACTAA